The window GCCACCTTGGAGAACCAGTGCTTGTAGCGGTTCAGCACGATCTTCAGGtcttccttttcctttgccaTGACGCCACCTTGGAGAACCAGTGCTTGTAGCGGTTCAGCACGATCTTCAGGTCTTCCTTTTCCTTTGCATGGCAATGGCACTTTGGACCAAAGATGGAGGCCTCAACTTCCATCAGCTTCTCCAGCATAGCTTCTGCACTGGTGCGTTGGCTTGCATTGGGCACCCTCACAGATGGGACCCTGTCGGTGCACGGGCATATGGGAACTGGTTGAACAGGCTTCAGGAATGCTGGATCCAGAATACCCTGATGATGTACAACAAGAGCGCTAGAAATCAGTAAGCTGGCCCAGCAACACAATGGTAGTTACCTTTTTAGCTTAAAATGGGTCCACAGGAAACAAAAGATAAAATCAAATTATAGGAAAGAAATACTGGTGAAATTACGAATCCTATATGTGTGTCAGCAGAAGATAGAACAGTACTTATGATATTTGCTAATATTTCAGCCTCATGTTGAATGTTAATGCTAATGTGTAATATCTCTAGTGTCATTGAACTAATTTTCCACATTTACCATGGCTATCATCAGGGAAAGTCAACTATATTGCTCAGCATTATATGTCTGGCAGTTACAAATGCAAATTTCCCCTTATTGAAGCTCTTAAGAATAATAATTATCAAGCTTATATTACCATCTCTAGTacaaacaaagcacaacagGATAGCAAGTATATTTCATTTTCGGAGCAACTATAGTATCCTGTCCTTCCAACGGGATGGCTGCGAGTAAATTTCAGTTTTCACTAGCAGAACAATTTATGTGTATACATAGAGAATACAAATGACAAAACACGTACATAATTACTACTATGTGCAAATAATATAAGATGGTAAGACAATTCAACGATCAAACACAGGGGCCAAGGTGGGTAAATAATGTAAAGAGAGAGCTTTCAAAAAAAGGGTGGGTAAATAATGCAAAGTTTGGCGGAAAACGTGTAAATAGCGGTTTGATTGACTTGGCCTTACACTAGGAGTCTTATTAGCACGATTCCAGCTCTATTAAACCAAAGGAAGACCCAAGAAATTGCAGAAACAAAGCCTGACCCCAAAAAAAGGCAAGGCAATGGGAGGAATGAATTTGACTTGAACCATGAAATTTAACCCAAGTGCAGAGCTCAAACTTCCCCAAGATCTTTGAAATCTGAGCCTGGAGCAAAAGGTTACAATCGTTTTACGGATTGCAGCTTGTGATCAGGCGGTCAAGTAGGGTTAGAGGGGTGGTCTGTTGCACAGGAGAGCCGCAGACGTATTTTTCAAGGTGTCCAATCATCGGATGGCCAAATGCCATGAAGGCTGTAAAAGTTTACTAGTACTAAACATTTAGTCCGATGCAAGGAGTTTCTGCATGTCCTCCCACCAGCTACTTTCGAACGTTTAaggctataaatacccctaAACCCTGCCATTTGAGGGTGTCCTGAACAATTGGAATGCATAAACACATACTACGTATTGGAGAGATTTGGAGGAAAAAACTAAAGtttaaatttaattttgtaATGCATAAATAAACACGGCCCTGAGGGGAAAGATCTCCCCTGGGTGTTGCACTAAGATGAAACAACTTGTCCACAGGACTGGAAAAACCTCCAAAACCCAGCTACCAGGACATGACATTGACTGGAGCATATTCCACTGTAACAGACAGTGGACACGTATTTCACTGCATAGCGGCGAGGGAGATTTTTAACCCAGCCCAGAAAATCTACTCCCATAGGGAGTCAAACCCGGGCCTGCTGGGTGCTAATAAGGCACTGCAACCACTAGGTTACAGGTCCATTTCTTTCTAATGCATAAATACAAGCAGAATTGAAGCATTTGAAAGcgatttttaaaaaaagaaaaaaacaggtGTAAACAAAAGATGAATTTTACCTGAAGGCGATTGAGAACCATACTATACTCCCCTCGCATCACAGGTTGCTTCTCCAAAAGCATAATGTCAAATATTcgagaaatgcaccaaataccAAAGCTAATAACAAGACTAGGTAACCACATACATGCATCTCCACAACCCAGGACCGAGGTGCAAATATTGAACATTTTACCATCAGAATCAACTACTACAATTGGACTGAATACATCACTTGGGTATATATCTCTAAATATCACCATTTCAGCAGCCAAGCCAATAAGCTTCTCATCATACCCGTCTCTGTACTGGAACAGCCAATCAGATTTCTCAAGCTCCGATATTTTCAAAATACAACCCCGAAAAGAATTCAAGAGTAGCCCTTTCAATTCATTGTAGGAGAAGTAAACATTTTTCTTGGAAGCCTGTTGATCTACTTGCTGTGATGGACATTTTTGAACCAAAACTGTCATTGCATTCAGCTCCTCAAATGGACAAGGGGCCCAATCAGATGTACAGTTGCCTTCCATGCCAATGGACTTAGCAACCCTGTAAAAATTTTCATATATGGGAACTTCATATTTTACTTGATCATTTTCCATaacaaaatatgataattcatcatCCTGAAATGGAATATGATCTTTCTGGAGGAATGAGTCCATGATGCATCTTCTGAGCTCCACAACAGCAGGCAATGTGCAATTTCCCTGTTCAGGGCACATGCTATTCTTGATTCTAAACAAAGATGGTGTCTTCATGGCACTTAAATTTATTAGATTAAAACGATCACATAGTTCTCCAGATGTTCCATCAAAACAGCATGGGCAGTTTTTTATGTTCTCCTCAACATCCAGCCCAATAAGAAGGTCCAACCTTatgatttttcctttttctgtcAATTTACCATGCAGGTCAAACAAATTCCCCCAGAAGTCATCAAGA is drawn from Panicum virgatum strain AP13 chromosome 1N, P.virgatum_v5, whole genome shotgun sequence and contains these coding sequences:
- the LOC120656510 gene encoding uncharacterized protein LOC120656510 isoform X2 is translated as MGTSKCYLFMRALILTIMAISVAMNVAFIVALVIKDCGFSEFMRIPNTFLELVVLLSFDFAIYLAFKQSWPVRTLVDEKIYSQVLLENGHDYRVGNKKNHFTGATETDHVLGELEDTIKAPGTGLDPVLGSACETTLLEQVVVFDEEDETLDVGEASLSNLSQDLLGQTVGNEIPISKDLYVEPTDSVSCHNSFFLSENEANARNLIPPCGQALTSKIHSTKDMFDMIDYLAVEGFANGEMFRNAVSTALSQQVAELISARRNEKNETLKFYNEYACSMNYGQVQEPFYDHGRFTDILDDFWGNLFDLHGKLTEKGKIIRLDLLIGLDVEENIKNCPCCFDGTSGELCDRFNLINLSAMKTPSLFRIKNSMCPEQGNCTLPAVVELRRCIMDSFLQKDHIPFQDDELSYFVMENDQVKYEVPIYENFYRVAKSIGMEGNCTSDWAPCPFEELNAMTVLVQKCPSQQVDQQASKKNVYFSYNELKGLLLNSFRGCILKISELEKSDWLFQYRDGYDEKLIGLAAEMVIFRDIYPSDVFSPIVVVDSDGKMFNICTSVLGCGDACMWLPSLVISFGIWCISRIFDIMLLEKQPVMRGEYSMVLNRLQGILDPAFLKPVQPVPICPCTDRVPSVRVPNASQRTSAEAMLEKLMEVEASIFGPKCHCGVMAKEKEDLKIVLNRYKHWFSKVASQE
- the LOC120656510 gene encoding uncharacterized protein LOC120656510 isoform X1 produces the protein MGTSKCYLFMRALILTIMAISVAMNVAFIVALVIKDCGFSEFMRIPNTFLELVVLLSFDFAIYLAFKQSWPVRTLVDEKIYSQVLLENGHDYRVGNKKNHFTGATETDHVLGELEDTIKAPGTGLDPVLGSACETTLLEQVVVFDEEDETLDVGEASLSNLSQDLLGQTVGNEIPISKDLYVEPTDSVSCHNSFFLSENEANARNLIPPCGQALTSKIHSTKDMFDMIDYLAVEGFANGEMFRNAVSTALSQQVAELISARRNEKNETLKFYNEYACSMNYGQVQEPFYDHGRFTDILDDFWGNLFDLHGKLTEKGKIIRLDLLIGLDVEENIKNCPCCFDGTSGELCDRFNLINLSAMKTPSLFRIKNSMCPEQGNCTLPAVVELRRCIMDSFLQKDHIPFQDDELSYFVMENDQVKYEVPIYENFYRVAKSIGMEGNCTSDWAPCPFEELNAMTVLVQKCPSQQVDQQASKKNVYFSYNELKGLLLNSFRGCILKISELEKSDWLFQYRDGYDEKLIGLAAEMVIFRDIYPSDVFSPIVVVDSDGKMFNICTSVLGCGDACMWLPSLVISFGIWCISRIFDIMLLEKQPVMRGEYSMVLNRLQGILDPAFLKPVQPVPICPCTDRVPSVRVPNASQRTSAEAMLEKLMEVEASIFGPKCHCHAKEKEDLKIVLNRYKHWFSKVASWQRKRKT